The sequence TCCGAAGTATCGGGCGAAATCATCGAACTCACTGTGCAAGAAGGCGACTCGGTCGTCAAAGGGCAACTGTTGGTGCGCCTGCGCCCCGACTTGCTTCAGGCTTCGGTGGACCGCGCCCGTGCCGCTCTGCAACAACAGCAGGCGCAGCTTATGCAGGCACGTGCCCGCGAGTCGCAAGCCAAAGCCCGCTACCTCATTGCCAAAGCCAACTATGAGCGCAACCAAAAACTCTATGCAGAAAAGGTAATTTCCGATTTGGAATACGAGCAATCGAAAACAGACTATGAAGTAGCCAAAGAGGAATACGAAGCCGCCAAAAGCAGCACCGAAGCAAGCCAATATGCTGTTGCCAGCGCCCGGGCTACCCTCAAAGAGGCACAAGACAACCTACGCCGCACCACCATTTATGCCCCCACCAGTGGCATCGTGTCGTTGCTCAACGTAGAAATGGGCGAGCGAGTGGTAGGTACCGCTCAAATGGCAGGTACTGAACTGCTGCGCATTGCCAATCTCAACAACATGGAAGTACGCGTAGACGTAAACGAAAACGACATCGTGAAGGTATCTTTGGGCGATACCGCCACCATCGAAATAGACGCATTCATGGATGTAGAAACGCCCATCCGCGGCGTGGTTACCTCTATTGCCAATACCGCCAAACAAAGTGCCACCGCCGACGCTGTTACCGAATTCGAAGTACGCATCCGCATTTTGCCAGAATCCATAAACATGTTGCGCCGACAAAGTGGCAAGCGCTACCCCTTGCGCCCCGGTATGACTGCCTCGGTCGAAATCATCACCAACCGCAAAGAAAATGTAGTGGCAGTGCCTATTGCTGCCGCCACTACTCGCCTGCCTTCCGAACTCAAAAAAGCAAAAGGGCAGACCGACAAGCCCAACAAAGAAAAGCAGGAATCGGACAACAAGGCTGGTAATCAAAAAGAAGAGCCTGTTACCGTGGTGTTTGTCTATAAAGACGGCAAAGTAGAAGCTCGCATCGTGGAAACCGGCATCAGCGACTTCGACAACATCGAAATCGTGAAAGGCTTGAAAGAAGGCGAGCAAATTGTGGTAGCGCCTTTCGTGGCTATATCCAAGCTGTTGACCGACGGCAAGGAAGTAAAGGTCAAAGGGGAAGGCTCAAAAAATAAAGCTGACAAAGGCAAGAAAGAAAACAAACAGAAAGAGTAAAGTCAGCGGGGCATCTCTTTTAGGAATGCCCCCCTCTTTTCTCGAGGAAAAATGTATGCTTCCCGGCGGTGCTACGGCACAATTGCTTGTCGCAAGCACCGTTTTTTATTAGGCAGTGAAAAAACATCTGCCCGTGCTTGTAGAGATGACAAAAGAAAAAGAGGGTGTTAATTAAAGATAGATAAAAACTTGTTTTGAGAAATTTCATAGAATCCATATTCATTTAGACAACAGCTTATTCGTAATGAAATATCTATCATCTCTATCGATTTTGATACTATCCTGCTTTGAGAGTGTCATATAAAGATAGATTTTTAAGAGGCGTCAAACGAGTGGACTTGGTCGTCAGCGATGCCTTAGCGGGCATAGAGGAAGCCGTCGCTAAACATTACAGCCAAGTATCGCACCAGTTTTGCGTGTTTCATTTGAAAAAGAATGTGTTAAAATACATCAAGCCCAAAGATAAACATGAGATAGCAAAGCAGCTGATTAAGGCATTTCAAGTGGATAATTCAAATGATAGTATTGAGAAGAGCTGGCAAAGGTGGCTTTGCTTCATAGAGAGGAATAAGAAAAAATACCCTGTATTGGAGCGGATGTCAACAGAACGGTATCGATACTACTTGACCTACTTAAAGTATGATTACAGGATACGTTCGATGATATATACTACTAAACAGGGATTACAAAAGGACGTTGCGCATGCGAGCGGCGCTACCCAATCCAGAGGCAGCCATATTATTGATGGGTTACGTGGCGATGAACCATAAAGCCTACGAGCGTAAAGCAAAATTAGATTATGATGGTTCATTTCAATGGGAGGAGCAGTAGAACCGATGCAATCTAACTTTGCAAGAACTTCACTACGGCTACGCCTTCGTTTCGTTCTTGCAAATTCAAAAAATACTTACATATAGAACCTCATACACACAAAATGAGACACTACCTTTTGGCGCCTCGCACCCCTTTGGGCATTAAGGCTATAAAATCTATACTTAGTTATCAAGTCTACATGCATAATGCTTTCCACTTCTTTTTCAGTCCTCCAATTTTTTTGAGTAGGGTGCTGAATAGCGATTCTTTATCTAACCTTTCCCGTTCTTTAATTTCGCGTAGGGGGAGAATGAATAGCAACTCTTTCTCCAACTTTTTCAGTTCTGCAATTTCTGTGAGCAGGGTGCTGAATTGATTAAGCCTCAAATTCAAATTTGCTGATGAGTATGAAAAAGCACTCGAAGTTGGGATACTGAATTGATTACTGCTCAAATTCATCAAATTCAAATGCCATAAATTTTTCAGTTCTCCAATTTCAATTTCTTGGGGCAGGGTACTTAATTGATTATCCATCAAATAAAATACTATCAAATTTTTCAGTTCTCCAATTTCTTGGAGTAGAGCACTTAATCGATTACTCCGCAAATACAATTTTTTCAATCTTCCAATTTCTTGGGGTAAGATGCTTAATCGATTAAAGCTCAAATTTAATTCTTGCAAATTTTTCAATTCTGCAATTTCTTGGGGCAGGATGCTTAACTGATTACTGCTCAAATTCAATTTTTGCAAATTTTTCAGTTCTGCAATTTCTCTGGGCAGAGCGCTTAACTGATTATATCTCAAATTCAACTCTTGCAATTTTTTCAGCCTTCCAATTTCTTGGGGCAGGATGCTTAATTGATTATGGCTCAAATTCAATTTTTCCAAACTTTTCAGTTCTCCAATTTCTTGAGGTAGGGTGCTTAATCGATTATTGCTCAAATACAATTTTTCCAAATTTTCCATTTTCCCAATTTCTCTGGGTAGGGCACTTAACTGATTGTAGTTCAAATTCAATTCTCGTAATTTTTTCAGTCCTCCAATTTCTTGGGGCAGGGTGCTTAATTGATTATGGCTCAAATTCAATTTTTCCAAACTTTTCAGTTCTCCAATTTCTTGAGGTAGGGTGCTTAATCGATTATTGCTCAAATACAATTTTTCCAAATTTTCCATTTTCCCAATTTCTCTGGGTAGGGCGCTCAATTGATTATAGTTCAAATTCAATTCTTGCAATTTTTTCAGTTCCCCAATTTCTTGGGGTAGGGTGCTTAATTTATTTCCTTGTAAATTCAAATATTGCAAATTTTCCATTTTCCCAATTTCTCTGGGTAGGGCGCTTAATTGATTGTGGTTCAAATTCAATTCTTGCAAACTTTTCAGTCCTGCAATTTCTTGGGGTAGGGTGCTTAA comes from Thermonema lapsum and encodes:
- a CDS encoding leucine-rich repeat domain-containing protein — its product is MRKQTTCHSLEEALKEPLKVYKLKLRGNQLGILPKEIGKLKNLEELDLSFNRLSTLSREIAELKNLRVLNLWNNQLSTLPQEIRELKNLRALDLRHNQLSTLPQEIGELKSLQELNLWGNQLSTLPQEIGELKNLRALNLWGNRLSTLPQEIGELKSLSAFDLSYNQFSILPQEIGELKNLEGLYLWGNQLSTLPQEIRGLEKLRILDVGNNQLSALPREIGELKNLEKLYLSNNRLSTLPQEIEGLEKLRILDVSNNQLSALPREIGELKNLEKSYLSFNRLSTLPQEIAGLKSLQELNLNHNQLSALPREIGKMENLQYLNLQGNKLSTLPQEIGELKKLQELNLNYNQLSALPREIGKMENLEKLYLSNNRLSTLPQEIGELKSLEKLNLSHNQLSTLPQEIGGLKKLRELNLNYNQLSALPREIGKMENLEKLYLSNNRLSTLPQEIGELKSLEKLNLSHNQLSILPQEIGRLKKLQELNLRYNQLSALPREIAELKNLQKLNLSSNQLSILPQEIAELKNLQELNLSFNRLSILPQEIGRLKKLYLRSNRLSALLQEIGELKNLIVFYLMDNQLSTLPQEIEIGELKNLWHLNLMNLSSNQFSIPTSSAFSYSSANLNLRLNQFSTLLTEIAELKKLEKELLFILPLREIKERERLDKESLFSTLLKKIGGLKKKWKALCM
- a CDS encoding efflux RND transporter periplasmic adaptor subunit; the encoded protein is MEQHTVMKEKKSRRLKTWHFVVSGVVLVALLIVAQRAGWIGKKSLTEVEIAAVQRTTIVEKVAASGKIQPEAEVKVSSEVSGEIIELTVQEGDSVVKGQLLVRLRPDLLQASVDRARAALQQQQAQLMQARARESQAKARYLIAKANYERNQKLYAEKVISDLEYEQSKTDYEVAKEEYEAAKSSTEASQYAVASARATLKEAQDNLRRTTIYAPTSGIVSLLNVEMGERVVGTAQMAGTELLRIANLNNMEVRVDVNENDIVKVSLGDTATIEIDAFMDVETPIRGVVTSIANTAKQSATADAVTEFEVRIRILPESINMLRRQSGKRYPLRPGMTASVEIITNRKENVVAVPIAAATTRLPSELKKAKGQTDKPNKEKQESDNKAGNQKEEPVTVVFVYKDGKVEARIVETGISDFDNIEIVKGLKEGEQIVVAPFVAISKLLTDGKEVKVKGEGSKNKADKGKKENKQKE